A window of Nonomuraea angiospora genomic DNA:
GACACGGGCCTCACGGAGGAGCACCTGCACGCGGTCGTCGCCCAGTCCAGGCAGAACGCCAAGGCCAACCCCCGGGCCCTGCGCCGCGAACCCCTGGAACTCGCCGACTACCTCGCCCGGCCGTACGTGAGCACCCCCCTCCGCACGGCCGACTGCTGCCAGGAGACCGACGGGGCCTGCGCCCTCGTGGTCAGCGGCGTGCTCGACGGGCCACGCGTGCGGGCGGTCGTGCGCGGGGGCGGCCCCGGCTGCTCGTCGATGGACCGCGCCCCCGACGTCACCGCGATCTTCTCGGCGTACGTGGCGCCCATGCTCTGGGAGGCGTCCGGCCTGCGGCCGCCAGACGTGGACGTGGCACTGCCGTACGACGCCTACTCCTGGCTCGTGCCCCGGCAATTGGAGGACTTCGGGCTGGTCGAGCGCGGGGACCTGGGGGCGTACCTGCTGGAGCGCCGCCACGCCTGGGTCAACCCGCACGGCGGGCTGCTCTCGGAGGGCTACGTGCACGGCCTGAACAACGTGGCCCAGGCCGTCAGGGAGCTGCGCGGGGGGCGTGAGGTGGCTCTCGTGACGGGGTTCGGCGGCAGCTACGGGAGCGCGGCCCTGCTCGTGCGGTGAGACGGGGGCGCGGCCCTGCTCGTACGGTGAGAAGCCCGATCGGGCCGCTTCGTGAACGCCGCGTGGAGTCCTTGCGCGTCGGCCTCGGGGAGCAGTTCGCGGGCCGCCAGCCAGGCCGCGCCGCCGGCCGCGTCCCCGGCCGTGACCGCGTCCGCCAGGAGGTCTTCGACCGCTCGCCTGACGGGGCCCTCCGACGTGAGCACGCCGCCCGCGAGCACGATCGGGAGGCCGGGCTCGTGTACCCGTGCCGCGGTGCTCGCCAGCCGTGCCGCGGCCTCGGTGACGAGGGCCTGCGCGACCGGGTCGCCCGCCTCGGCGGCCCGGCTGACGAGGGGCGCCAGCTCGGCGAGCGCGAGCGGCGGCCGGGCGTGCACCGCCGCCGCCAGCCGCGCGACCGGATCCTCGCCCGCGCCT
This region includes:
- a CDS encoding thiolase C-terminal domain-containing protein: MQPFAGVAAVAGVGMTALTRESGRSELELAVEACRAACADAGIGPREVDAVLSYHLNDSAPVVQVARALGIERLGWHNDIAGGGTQAASILGDAAMLIHAGLARNIVVYRALNGRSGKRMNTVSTGPQERFTYGLAGPIPMFALAATRYLHDTGLTEEHLHAVVAQSRQNAKANPRALRREPLELADYLARPYVSTPLRTADCCQETDGACALVVSGVLDGPRVRAVVRGGGPGCSSMDRAPDVTAIFSAYVAPMLWEASGLRPPDVDVALPYDAYSWLVPRQLEDFGLVERGDLGAYLLERRHAWVNPHGGLLSEGYVHGLNNVAQAVRELRGGREVALVTGFGGSYGSAALLVR